A window of the Deltaproteobacteria bacterium genome harbors these coding sequences:
- the secD gene encoding protein translocase subunit SecD, with product SSDYADRIKESALEQAIKTVRDRVNSRGIAEPSIVRKGDDIIVELPGLDDQSIERVKTIIKRTAKLEFKIVDNDSEYMKKLARAVAADDRAKELGIEFDTETWVHDESGNRFNDTYLKAKNRTQWVDEAEARRRGCWAVDKPEKDGKFECEITGRQVIEEYLAQLFAEKPELKPDENHQIAYEQLPQLPGATEPPEWRTYYLHRTVELSGAAVSRADVVFNPTTNRPEVLVRFNRWGGRRFGELTSKNVGRKMAIILDDTVSSAPVIQTAITGGSSTITMGGSDIRQIQKEAEDLVAVLRTGSLPAPLREQSESILGPTLGRDAVDKAKFSFLLGSALVVVIMLWVYRTSGMISILALALNLLFMLAVLAALGAELTLPGIAALVLTVGMAVDANIIVYERIRDELRAGKSVRGAVDAGFDRAFTAILDGQLTTAAAGYVLYNYGSGPIQGFATMLLIGIFCTLFTAYWCTRRFFEIYISRRKVIGI from the coding sequence TCGTCCGATTACGCCGATCGCATCAAGGAGTCGGCGCTCGAGCAGGCGATCAAGACGGTGCGCGACCGCGTCAACTCGCGCGGCATCGCGGAGCCGAGCATCGTCCGCAAGGGCGACGACATCATCGTCGAGCTACCCGGCCTCGACGATCAGTCCATCGAGCGCGTCAAGACGATCATCAAGCGGACGGCCAAGCTCGAGTTCAAAATCGTCGACAACGACAGCGAGTACATGAAAAAGCTCGCGCGGGCGGTCGCCGCGGACGACCGCGCCAAGGAACTCGGGATCGAGTTCGACACCGAGACGTGGGTGCACGACGAGTCGGGCAACCGGTTCAACGACACCTACCTCAAGGCGAAGAATCGCACGCAGTGGGTCGACGAGGCCGAGGCCCGGCGGCGCGGCTGCTGGGCGGTCGACAAGCCGGAGAAGGACGGCAAGTTCGAGTGCGAGATCACGGGCCGCCAGGTGATCGAGGAGTATCTGGCGCAGCTGTTCGCCGAAAAGCCGGAGCTCAAGCCGGACGAAAACCACCAGATCGCCTACGAGCAGCTGCCGCAGCTGCCGGGAGCGACCGAGCCGCCGGAGTGGCGCACCTACTACCTGCACCGGACGGTCGAACTCAGCGGCGCGGCCGTGTCGCGGGCGGACGTGGTGTTCAACCCGACCACGAACCGCCCCGAGGTGCTCGTGCGGTTCAACCGGTGGGGCGGCCGCCGGTTCGGCGAACTCACGTCGAAGAACGTCGGCCGCAAGATGGCGATCATCCTGGACGACACCGTCAGCTCGGCGCCGGTCATCCAGACCGCGATCACCGGCGGCAGCTCGACGATCACGATGGGCGGCTCCGACATCCGCCAGATCCAAAAGGAGGCCGAGGATCTCGTGGCGGTGCTGCGCACGGGATCGCTGCCGGCGCCGCTTCGCGAGCAGTCGGAGTCGATTCTCGGGCCGACGCTCGGCCGCGACGCCGTCGACAAGGCGAAGTTCTCGTTCCTGCTGGGCAGCGCGTTGGTGGTCGTCATCATGCTGTGGGTCTACCGAACGTCCGGCATGATTTCGATCCTCGCACTGGCGCTCAACCTGCTGTTCATGCTCGCGGTGCTCGCCGCGCTGGGCGCGGAGCTGACGCTGCCCGGCATCGCCGCGTTGGTGCTCACCGTCGGTATGGCGGTGGACGCGAACATCATCGTGTACGAACGCATCCGCGACGAACTGCGAGCGGGCAAGTCGGTTCGCGGTGCCGTCGATGCCGGGTTCGACCGCGCATTCACGGCCATCCTCGACGGGCAGCTGACGACTGCGGCCGCCGGCTACGTGCTGTACAACTACGGGTCCGGCCCGATTCAGGGGTTCGCCACGATGCTGCTCATCGGCATCTTCTGCACGCTGTTTACCGCGTACTGGTGCACGCGGCGGTTCTTCGAGATCTACATTTCGCGCCGCAAGGTCATCGGAATCTGA
- the secF gene encoding protein translocase subunit SecF, protein MASTHKPFRELIPPGTNFEFVGKTRLWVTISVLAIAASIGMLFVNKSTRGSILNWAIDFRGGTEIIFRFTDKGAGAEAKAAGADGRKVDPGVIRDALTKAGFDGVEVSDYVWTVPGPNGERVTVEGLRVRTPDFGAIDEDKQAGYAEQFVAKFETDQRKILKVSWSGDTMFVRSTAPFDEAEVAAFFQSIGLEMKPWGEAAADFATAEEGTGEYNARFAIWGVDRQYELAIEKALPDIDATVVQVYGVGAKAGAQLRNDGIKSLFYAMLLIMLYLVVRFDVRYAPGAVVALLHDAMLVVGAFAVTWTDVSLTTVAALLTVIGYSVNDTVVIFDRIRENASRLKDKKFPRVINISLNETLSRTLLTSLTVFVVTLMMNVFGTGLVRDFAFAMNVGVVVGTYSSIFIASPIVLLIHNKYFSAPAAKKAR, encoded by the coding sequence ATGGCTTCCACGCACAAACCGTTCCGCGAGCTGATCCCGCCCGGGACCAACTTCGAGTTCGTCGGCAAGACCCGGCTGTGGGTGACGATCTCGGTGCTCGCCATCGCGGCCAGCATCGGGATGCTGTTCGTCAACAAGTCCACCCGCGGGTCGATCCTCAACTGGGCGATCGACTTCCGGGGGGGCACCGAGATCATCTTTCGCTTCACCGACAAGGGCGCCGGCGCCGAGGCGAAGGCGGCCGGCGCCGACGGCCGCAAGGTCGATCCCGGCGTCATCCGCGACGCGCTGACCAAGGCCGGGTTCGACGGCGTCGAAGTGTCCGACTACGTGTGGACCGTACCCGGTCCGAACGGCGAGCGCGTGACCGTCGAAGGCCTGCGCGTGCGCACGCCGGACTTCGGCGCGATCGACGAGGACAAGCAGGCGGGGTACGCGGAGCAGTTCGTCGCCAAGTTCGAGACCGACCAGCGCAAGATCCTCAAGGTGAGCTGGTCGGGCGACACGATGTTCGTCAGGTCGACCGCGCCGTTCGACGAGGCCGAGGTCGCGGCGTTCTTCCAGTCGATCGGTCTCGAGATGAAGCCGTGGGGGGAAGCCGCGGCGGACTTCGCGACCGCCGAGGAGGGGACCGGCGAGTACAATGCGCGGTTCGCGATCTGGGGCGTCGATCGCCAGTACGAGCTGGCCATCGAAAAGGCGTTGCCGGACATCGACGCGACGGTCGTCCAGGTCTACGGCGTCGGCGCCAAGGCGGGCGCGCAACTGCGCAACGACGGCATCAAGTCGCTGTTCTACGCGATGTTGCTCATCATGCTGTATCTGGTCGTGCGGTTCGACGTGCGCTACGCGCCCGGCGCCGTCGTCGCGCTGCTTCACGATGCCATGCTCGTCGTCGGCGCGTTCGCCGTCACGTGGACGGACGTGTCGCTCACGACGGTCGCCGCGTTGCTCACCGTCATCGGCTATTCCGTCAACGACACCGTGGTGATCTTCGACCGCATTCGCGAAAACGCGTCGCGTCTCAAGGACAAGAAGTTCCCGCGCGTGATCAACATCTCGCTCAACGAGACGCTGTCGCGCACGCTGTTGACATCACTGACCGTATTCGTCGTCACGCTGATGATGAACGTGTTCGGCACCGGTCTGGTGCGAGACTTCGCGTTCGCGATGAACGTCGGCGTCGTGGTCGGCACCTACTCGTCGATCTTCATCGCATCGCCGATCGTGCTGCTGATCCACAACAAGTACTTCTCGGCCCCGGCCGCAAAGAAGGCGCGGTAG